The genomic DNA CTTGCAGGATCTTGTAAATCCATAATACAAGTCACGCCGCCTACTGTTAAACTTTGCGGGTGAGGTTGTTTCGCACCAAATACGGCCATAGCTTGCGCTATTGTTCTTTGGAGTCTTAAACACTCCAAATAGTGACTAAGAGCTATAAGATTTTGCTCTGGAGTAAATTTATAAGTAGAATGTCCCCAGTAAGCATTCGCAAACGGTCCGAGATTTCCTTTTTCAACAAATTTTTTAACTTTATCTTGAACTAATTTTAGTTGATCGGCGCCGCAAGCGTAAGGATATTCGCTATATTTAAACGCCTCTTCGCTAGCTTTTTTAGGATCTGCACTAAGAGCGCTAACTACATCAACATAATCAAGCGCGTGGAGTTGATAAAAATGTACGGGATGATCGTGTAAAAACAGAGCCGCATTCATAAGTGTTCTAGTTAATTTTGCATTTAAAGGAGGAACTATACCAAGAGCATTTTCAACAGCTTCAATTCCTGCTCTATAGTGTGAAAATGTACAAACACCACAAATTCTTTGAGTCATAAATCCGGCGTCTCTTGGATCTCTGCCTTTTACTATAGTTTCAATACCCCTCCAAAGAGTTGAGCCGCTATAAGCTTCTTTTACGACACTATTATCATCAACAACAACTTCAATTCTAAGGTGTCCTTCGATTCTTGTTATTGGATCTACTACTATTCTTTGCTCGCTCATGTATTACTCCTTATCTTTTGTAGCTGTTGATATCAAAGCGTGAGCCGCTATAGCAACTCCTGTTATAGCTAATACACCTATACCTATTTTATCAGTTATAGCGTCTGCTCCAAGTCCCTCAAATACCGTTTCGTATAATCTATCTCCAAGAGGCTTTTCAAAAGGTCCCATTTTATCCCAAAAATCAGGCTCGGAACAACCTATACAACCATGACCTGCTTGGATAGGCCAGCTTGTATGTTGATTAAATCTTTCGCGTGAGCAGTTATTAAATGTATATGGTCCTTTGCAGCCTACTTTGTATAAACAATAACCATTTTTTGCACCATCATCGCCAAATTCTTGTACAAACTCTCCAGCATCAAAATGACCGCGCCTCTCGCAAAGATCATGGATTCTAAGACCGTAAGCCCATTTTGGACGATTATATACATCAAGCGCAGGAAGCGTTCCAAATAGTAAGAAATTTAAAACATTTCCTACGATATTTTTCTCGCTTGGCGGACAACCGGGCACATTTATAACAGGTTTGTTTGTAATTTTATGAAGCGGTCTTGCATTTGTTGGGTTTGGTCTTGCTGCTTGTATGCCTCCAAAACTCGAACAGGTACCAATAGCAAATATCGCCAAAGCATTATCACTAGCATGTATAGCGTGCTCTCTTCCAGTAGTGCCTTTTGGTCCAACTGTTAGATAAAACGAGCTATCTCCATCGGGTATTCCGCCTTCTACCATTAAAACATATTTTCCTTTATATTTCTCTATGGCATTTTCAAGATTCTCTTCAGCTTGCCATCCAGAAGCAGCCATAACGGTCTCATGATACTCAAGGCTGATATAATCAAATATCAAACTATCTATAGTTGGAGCATCTGTCCTTAAAAGACTCTCACTACATCCTGTACATTCTGCCATATGCAACCAAATAACCGGAAGTCTATCTGCAAGCTCAGCTGCTTTTGCAACAACCGGAGCAAAACTAGCCGGAAGAGCCATAAGTGCCGTCATAGCTCCAGCCCATTTCATAAAGTCTCTACGGGTAAAGCCGTTTTCTTTAAGCGCTTGGGCTATTGAGCTATTTTTTTTGATTTTAGGCATCTTTGATAAAGAGTCTAGTCTATCTTGTATGGTATTTAAGAGTTTGTGCTCAACCATAACTTCTCCTTGATAATAAGATAAATTTATAAAATAAATTTTTTGTCTTTGTAATTTTACAACGATTTATCTTAATTATTTTAATAAATTTATTTTAATTGAATAACATAATGTTACTTTAAGCTTAAAAATTTCTAAAAAATATTATCTGATATCTTTTTACGTGCTTTAAATTTATCAAACAAACCTTATAATGATCATATAAATTATAGTAGGAACCATTATACTAATTAAAGAATTCTTCTTCCAAATTTGTAAAGCAAATACCAAAAATAGACAAAATATAGCACTAAAACCTAAATTAAACGTAGAAAATTCCATACTTCTAAGAGCATAAAATAGTAAAACAATCATTATGATTAAAGTAGTAGTCTGCTGCAAATACAACAAAGTTTTATTATCTGAGCGTTTTTTAAACAACCAATAAGGCAAAAATCTAGTAAGAATAGTAGCAAAACCGGCTACCAAAATATACGGCAAATACTCCATCAAAAATACCTCTTAAAAAGCAATAAAATCACCACTGCAAATATAAGAGTGCCAAATAAAAAATACTGCTGTGGAAATATAAAAAGCCCTATTATAGAACATCCAATACCTAAAAATAAGACACTTTTATTTGGATTATTTTTAAAAACTTGATAAGTTAATATAGCAAACAAAGCACTAAGACTAAAATCAATCCCTTTGTAAGATACATTTAAGCTTGAACCAAGTATAGCGCCTAGATTGACTCCAAAAATCCAGTAGCTTTGATTTAGTAAAGCCGTCATATTAAAAATTAAATTTCTGTTTTCATCACTATTTTGTTTTCGTGATTTTAGTATAGCAAAAGTTTCATCAGTCAAAGCGTAGATAAAATATATACGATTTTTTAAAGATTTTATCTCATTAAGCATAGCCATAGTATAAAAAAAATGTCTAAAATTTAAAAGAAAGGATATGAAAAAAACGCTACTCAAAGATGATCCAGATACGATAAAAGCTACAAGTAAAAACTCGACGCTTCCTGCATAAATAACGATACTAGTAAGACTCATAACCCAGATCGGCAAACCGCTGCCAACTCCATAAAGTCCGAAGGCTAAACCAAGCGGGATATATCCCATCATAACTGGGATAGTAGATTTGAATATTTCAAATTTAGACAAAATTTGTTTTCCGTAATTAAATTTGCAGATTATACAAATTTTATACTTTAAATTTAGTTAATTATAGTTAAAAATAAATCATTATAAATAAAAATAATTTTTAATTATATTTTAAGGGTGAATTTGGAGCGAAGTAAAAATTCCGCTCCAAATATTTTATATAAGATTTACGACTATTTCATCATTAAGTGCAGATATTTTTATACTGTCGCCGCTTTTTAACTCATCGCGTAGTATCATTTCAGCAAGTTTATCTTCGACTAACTCATAAAGAGCCCTTCTAAGCGGACGCGCACCATACACCGGATCAAATCCCGCTTTAGCGATAAACTCTTTAGCATTTTCATCAAGAACTGCTTTAATGCCTCTGTTTTGAAGAGTGGCCTCTAGTTCTTTAAACATTATAGAAACTATGCCGCTAAGCTCGTTTGCACCAAGAGGATTAAAGATGATCGTATCATCTAGTCTATTTAAAAACTCAGGTTTAAAATAGTCTTTTAACGCGTCTTTTACCGCATTTTCTCTCTCATCTCCACTTAAATTTGCTATCGCAGACGAACCGATATTGCTAGTCAAAATGATGATAGTATTTTTAAAATCCACGGTAACGCCTTTGTTATCTGTCGCCCTTCCATCATCTAAAATCCCAAGCAGTACATTAAACACGTCTTTATGAGCCTTTTCAACTTCATCAAAAAGTATCACGCTATAAGGTTTTCTACGAACTGCTTCGGTTAATTGTCCGCCCTCATCATACCCAACGTATCCAGGAGGCGCTCCAAGCAGCCTTGAAACGCTGTGTTTTTCCATATATTCACTCATATCAAAACGAACAAGAGCCTTTTCATCATCAAATAAAAATCTAGCTAACGCCTTTGCGCTCTCTGTTTTACCAACTCCAGTCGGTCCTAAAAACAAAAAGCTACCGATCGGTCTATTTTGACTGCTGAGCCCTGCTTTGTTTCGTTTTATGGCGCGTGAAAGAGCGTGAAGCGCAGCGTCTTGTCCTACTACGTTACGCTTTAGATGCTCTTCTACTTGCAAGAATTTCTCTTTTTCGCTAGTTAGCATACGTTTTACTGAAATTCCAGTCCATTTACTAAGAATACCCGCTACCATATCCTCATCAACTTCGTTTTTAAGCAAAACCCCGCCTTTTTTCATCTCTTCCCATTTAGCTTCTAACTCTTTTATCTTAGCGCTTGCTTCTGGGATCTTACCGTACTCTATCTCTGCGGCTTTTTCATAAGCGTTATTTCTTTTTGCAAGTTCGGCTTCATTTTTAAGACTTTCTATCTGTTTTTTGGCTTCGCTTATACCGTTAAATACCGCTTTTTCATTTTTAAATTTAGCTTCTAGTCCGGATTTTTTCTCATTTAAATTTGCAACCTCTTTTTCTATCTCATTAAGACGTTCGCTATTTTTATCACTATTTTCCATTTTTAAAGCTTCTTTTTCGACTATTAGAGTTTCGATCTCTCTTTTAGCCTTTGAAAGCTCATAAGGTTCGCTTTCGATCTGCATTTTAAGCTCGGCTGCGGCTTCATCGATCAAGTCTATAGCTTTATCCGGTAAAAATCTACCGCTTATATATCTATCGCTTAGCTTTGCAGCAGCCACAAGAGCGCTATCTGTGATATTTACGTTATGATGAACTTCTAGCTTGTCTTTGATACCACGTAAAATTTGCAAAGCTTCATTTACGCTCGGCTCGGCAACATTTACTGGCTGGAAACGACGCTGAAGGGCTGCGTCTTTTTCAAAATACTTACGATACTCTTTAAGAGTAGTAGCTCCCACGGCGTGAAGCTCGCCTCTAGCAAGAGCCGGTTTTAGGATATTTGCGGCGTCCATACTACCCTCACTAGCTCCAGCTCCTACGATAGTGTGAATTTCGTCTATAAAAAGTATGATATTCCCTGCTTTTTTTACTTCGTCGATGACTGCTTTGAGACGGTCTTCAAACTCACCACGGTATTTTGCTCCGGCGATGAGGGCACTCATATCAAGAGCGATGACGCGTTTGTTTGCAAGACTAGTAGGAACAGCTTTTTTGATGATAAGCTGAGCCAAACCTTCTACTATAGCAGTTTTTCCCACTCCTGGCTCACCTAGCAAGATAGGGTTATTTTTAGTTTTACGTATGAGAATTTGCATCATCCTAGTTATCTCTTCATCTCTTCCGATAACAGGATCAAGCTCTCCTTCGCTTGCTTTTTTAGTAAGATCCACTCCAAATTTAGAAAGGCTATCAAGAGTTTCATCGCTAGTTTGACTATCTACATTGCGACCACCGCGAATGGCTTCTAGCTCTTTTTTAAGCTCTATTAAATTTATGTATTTACTTAAAATTTCTTTCAAAGGCTCTTTATCAAGGTTACCTAAAATCCAAGTATCAACAGCGATATAACTATCTCCTAAGCTTATCATAACGGCTTTTGCATTTTCTAAGCTATTTACGAGTTCGCTTGAAACTTTGATATTTTCTCTACTAACGTTTGAGCTAGTAAGGAGTTTAGAAGCGCGACTTTTTATGTCAAGCAAAACCGCGTCCTTGCTTACGTTTGTTTTATTAAAAATTTGATTTAGTATAGAGTTACTATCTGCGACTAATGCCCAAAGCATGTGCAAGCTCAAGGCTTCTGGGTTTTTATTGCCTATAGCAAGGCTCAGTGAATTTTCAACCAAACTTCTAGTTTGATCGGTTAATTCTTCAAATATATTTGCCATTTTTGCTCCTTAAACTTTATATGAGGAGCATTATACAACTTTAGTCTATCTTTGTCAATGTTCATAAAATAATTTTTAAAATTCATATTATTTTCATAGGCTAAAATTTGATATTTTTACCTTAAATTTAGGCAAATTTTAATAGAATTAATGATTTTAAAAATTTGGAGTTTGAAATTGAAAAAGAAAAATTTTTTTCAAGCATTTGGATTTGTTTTAGTTCTAAGTATAGGACTATTCACAACTCTCAATGCGAAACAAAACAGTGAGGCTAGTAGACTAGAAGCTCTTGCAAAACTTACGAAGACAATCGCAATTGTCGAAAAATACTATGTAGATGATCAGAATTTTACTCAAATAATTGACAAAACTATAGCGGGTCTTATGTCAAATTTAGATGCTCATTCTAGTTTTCTTGACGAAAAAGCATTTAAAGATATGCAGATACAAACAAGCGGTGAGTTCGGCGGTCTTGGTATAACAGTTGGGATGAAAGATGGGGCGCTAACGGTTATAGCGCCTATAGATGATACGCCGGCGTTTAAAGCAGGAGTAAAATCAGGTGATGTTATATTAAGGATAGACGGTAACTCTACTATAGGAATAACTATAGATGAAGCAGTAAGCAAAATGCGCGGCAAACCAAAGACTCCAGTTAATATTACGGTAGTAAGAAAAGGAGAGAAAAAGCCATTTGATCTTACAATAATCCGAGATATCATTAAAGTAGAGTCCGTACAAGCAAAATTGATAAAAGACGATAATATACTCTATCTAAGAGTTACAAATTTCGATCAGCACGTAACATCAAAAGCTAGAGAATTTATAAAAGAAAATCCAAACGTCAAAGGTATAGTATTGGATCTTAGAAATAATCCGGGCGGACTTTTAAATCAAGCAGTCGGCTTAGCAAATTTATTTATAGATAAAGGAATTATCGTTTCGCAAAAAGGTAGAAGCAAAGAAGAAGATGAAAATTATATCGCCGATCCATCGTTATTTGTTACAAAAGTTCCTTTAGTAGTGTTAGTAAATGGCGGAAGTGCGAGTGCGAGCGAAATAGTCAGTGGAGCGCTGCAAGACTTAAAACGAGCTGTCGTAGTAGGTGAAAATACATTTGGAAAAGGAAGCGTACAGATAGTTATGCCTATTGACAAAACAGAAGCTCTTAGACTAACAGTAGCAAGATACTATCTGCCAAGCGGTCGTACGATACAAGCAGTAGGCGTAAAACCTGATGTTATAGTATATCCGGGCAAAGCTCCGACTGAAGATGAGAATGGATTTAGCTTAAAAGAGAGTGATTTAAAACAGCATTTAGAAAGTGAATTAAATAAAATAGAACCAAAAAAAGATGAAAAAAATAGCAAAGAAAATAAAAATATCATCACACAAAAAGAGATTTATGATGATATTCAACTAAAAACTGCTATAGATACTATAAAGATATTAAACATCAAGTAAGGAGAAAATCGTGGAAAAGTTAGAAATGATCTATGAAGGCAAAGGGAAAAAGATGTGGTCTGTCAAAGGACATGACGACTTGCTTATAGCTGAATTTAAAGATGATTTGACAGCATTTAACGCTGAAAAAAAAGGCTCTGAAAGTGGTAAAGGCGCATTAAATAACAAAATTTCAACCGCACTTTTTAAACTGTTAAAAAGCAAAGGTATAGAAACTGCGCTTGTTGATACTATCAACGACACTGAACAAGTCGTGAAAAAATGCAAAATAATACCTCTTGAAGTGGTTGTAAGAAACATAGCAACAGGAAGTCTAAGCAAAAGACTTGCGATAAAAGAAGGAACAGTTTTACCTTTTACTTTAGTAGAGTTTTACTATAAAGATGACGCTTTAGGCGATCCGTTAGTAAATGATGAACACTGCATCATAATGGATCTTGTAAAAAGCGAAAACGACCTTGACAGATTAAAACATTTAGGAAGAGAGATAAACTCTATATTGCTTCCATTTTTTAAAGAAAAAGGATTAAAATTAGTCGATTTTAAGATTGAATTTGGCGTGGATAAGGATGGAAATATACTTCTTGCCGATGAGATAAGCCCCGATAGCTGCCGTTTTTGGGATTCTGTGACAAATGAAAAAATGGACAAAGATAGATTCAGACAAGATCTAGGAAGCGTAAAAGTTGCGTATGAAGAAGTTCTTAGACGCATACTTTCTTAGAATTATCTAATGATTTAGAAATACTCTTTTTAGCTATTTTAAGTAGATTTGGTATTTTAATCACTCTTACTTAAAATAGCTTAAAAAGTTTTGTTTAAAGATTTAGATATTAAATTTAAAGGTTTTATATGAAAGCAACAATAAATGTTTTTTTAAAAAATGGAGTTTTAGATCCTGCTGGTAAAGCGACTAAACATGCTCTATCTTCACTTGGTTTTAACGGTATAAATGATGCTAGGATAGGAAAGCAAATAATTTTAAATTTAGATGACGCAACTAGCGATGAAGATATAAAAAAAATGTGTGAAGAGCTTCTTGCTAATACGGTAATAGAAGATTATGAGATTATAAAAGGCTAAAAATGAAAGTAGCTATAATACATTTTCCAGGAACAAACTGTGAAAGAGATACTCAGTACGCTTTTGATAAATTAGGCTGTGAAACTAAAATTATATGGCATAAAGAAACTAGCGTAGATACTGATTTGATCATACTTCCTGGTGGCTTTAGCTATGGTGATTATCTAAGAACCGCTGCTATAGCTAAGTTTAGTCCGATTATGAATGCGGTAATAAATCACGCCAAAAAAGGCGGTCTTGTGCTTGGAATTTGCAATGGATTTCAAATGCTTTTAGAAACAAATCTTTTAGATGGAGCAATGAGAAGAAACGAAAATATGAGCTTTATAAGCAAATTTCATTACTTAAAAATTATATCAACTAACAATAAATTTTTATCAAATTTAAATAATGGAGACATAGTAGATATACCTTTAGCTCATGGAGAGGGAAACTACTACGCTGATGATGATACTATAAAAAGATTATATGACAATGATCAAGTATTACTAAAATACTGTGATAAAGATGGCAATATTGTAAATGTAAATGGCTCAATTGACTCCATAGCAGGAATTTGCAATAAAAATAAAAATATATTTGGACTAATGCCTCATCCTGAACGCGCTATAGAAAGTATTCTAGGAAGCGAGGACGGTATAAAAATGCTAAAAGGTTTGATTTGCTAAAGTATATTTTACTGTTATTTCTGCCTTTTTATACTACTTTAGTAGCACAAGAAGTTAGTATTTTTGATATGATAGATGGTAAAACCACGCAAAATAAAGAAAATACGATAAAAAATAACCAACAGCAAAATACAATATTACAGCAAAATGCAAAAAAGCAAATTCTTCCTTCCGAAATACAAAAAATTGCCCCAACAGACGAACCAGATGAAAACATAGATAGCACACAAATTTACCAAACCATAGAGCCAAACAAGCTTATACTAACAGCATCTAAAATGCCTAGATCTGTATATATCTATCAAGTTTTTAGCATAAAACTAAAAGCGGACACTGAACAAAATTTAAATTTCGACCTAAACTTAACCGTGGATTCAAACGATCTGATATGGCTAAATCCAAAACCGAATTGGAGTGAACTTAAACGCGGAATTTATGAAACAACACTATGGTTTGAGGCAAATAGCACAAATGCAAATATCAGTAATATAACTTTAACTCTAAATAGAAACGATAGTTTCTTTCAAAAATCAAGCATAAGTACGGAAATTCCGCTTATTAAAAATTTAAAAACAGATGATAAATTTGCAAATATGGTTGCAGATAAACTAGAGATTAAGAAGGTAAAAAGTTCTAAATTTGACGAGCTTTATAACTTAATAACAATAGAACTTGAGAGCAAAAACGGAAATTTAAGCTCATTTTTTATACCGCAAAACTTTGAAAAGCAAGGGATAGAGTCTATCAAAGGAGATTTTGTAAATCAAAACGGTAACTACTTTATTATAGCAGATAAAGATATAAAAAATATAAATTTTAGCTATTATAATCTAAAAAGTTCTAAATTTGAAAGTTTCGATATAGATATAAAAGTTGAAGTCGATGATCTTAGTACGCAAGTAAACTTAAATCCTAAAGAGAGTGAGTTTGAGCTATATAAAGATATTGCTTTATACTCTATAATTGTGATTTTCTTGCTCTTATTTATATTTAAAAGAAGTTATTACTCGTTTATTATCGCTATAGCATTTGGTATATATACATTTTATGATAACCGACCTTTTAGCGATGCTAAACTTAAAATCAATTCAGAAGTCAAAATACTTCCTACTTCAAACTCAACTATATTTTTTGTAGCCAACAGACCTGAAAAGGTAAAAATAATGGCAAAAAACGGAAATTATACAAAAATACTTCTCGAAAATAAAAAAATCGGCTGGGTATCAAATGAAAATATTGAGTAAAATAAAAACTATACTTTATGCTATAGAGCTTATTTTAAGTATAGCGGGGGTTGTTCTTTTTATGGCTATTTTCAAAGATAAAAATCGACAAATCAGGCGTATGTGGGCAAAATTGCAGCGATTTTTTATAAGATATCAGCTAGAAGTAGTAGGAAAACCTATCGATGAAGCAAATTTAATAATAATAAATCATCAAAGCGTACTTGATATAATAGTTATGGAAGAGATACATCCGGCAAATCTATCTTGGATAGCCAAAAAAGAGATAGGCAAAATACCTATAATAGGCAAAATACTTACAATACCAAAAATGATTCCGATAGATAGAAAAGATCCCAGATCGCTTCCAAAACTCATAAAAGACGTAAAAGATAGAGTAGATAACAACAGGGTTGTAGCGATGTTTCCTGAGGGCACAAGAAGCGAAGGAGATAAGCTTCTTAAATTTCAAAGCGGAGCTAAAATAATCGTTTCAAAACTAAATTTAAAAGTACAGCCGGTTCTCATCATAAACTCAAGAAATATTTTAGATACAAAAAGATTTAAGCTAAATAGCGGATTGCTAAAAGTCATATATATGGATTTGATAGATACTAGTAATGAAACTTGGCTAGAAGAAACTAGAGCAAAAATGCAAGCTCTTTTAGATCAAAACATATGAGTTTTACGACTATTTTTTATATAGGCTTTGGCGGAGCACTAGGAGCTATACTAAGAAGTTTCACAAATGGATTTGTAAGTAAGATATTTCCGAATTTATCCTTTCCCCTTGGAACTTTAAGCGTAAATATCATAGGTGGATTTTTCATAGGTTTTTTAATGAGCCTTGCTTCAAATATAAATATAGATATCAATTTAAAATCATTTTTAGTTACAGGATTTTTAGGAGGACTTACGACATTTTCTACATTTAGTTATGAAAATATGCTTTTACTTCAATCAGGAAATTATACGAACGCATTTTTAAATATCGCTTCAAATTTACTATTATCTTTGCTGTTTTGTTATTTTGGATTTTGGATAGTTAAAGTTATGTACGCATAGCTAAGAGAGAGATCTCCTAGCAGTTTTTAACGAGTAATTCTAGCTTGATTAAACGCAGGAGAGATATTAAACAAATTTTCAAGAGGTATATCTTGATTTTCATCTACTACGCAAGGTTTAAGTCCTATTTGATCTATCGTCTGTTCGGCGTAAGGATTTACCACACTAAGGCAAAAACCTCGTTTTACTATACTTTCAATCTGAACTGCAGATGAAATAGTAGGAAGTATGCTAAATGCAACTCCATATAGACCGACCGCTGTACTCTCGCATCGAGTTACGCTGAATTTATCCCTGATATCTATACTTAAACAATCTCCTGGCTTGATAACAGATACGAATTGAACTACTCCAAACGGAAATTTCCCGACTCTGGATGGAAGTTGTATTTCGCTTATTGTCCAGTTAGATCCTAAAGCAGCTTTTCCTCCATCATCTCTTGTTATGGGAATTCCTGTTAACAAGCTTCTTATAGCTACTATTGGTGTATAATCCGAAGGCTCGTCTATAGCATATAAAGATATTGATGATATTAAAATAGCCAAACCAAGTGCGATTTTTTTATATATGTATTTCATTTTTATTCCTTAAAATTTTCTAAAATTTACTGGCACATGGTCAGATGTGATTTGAGCTCTCATATTTGCTAGCATAAGTATAGCAGCTATAGCAGGAGCCGAAAAAGCACTTGTTCCGGAGTTTCCAGCAACAAGATAATCAAGAGTTCTGCCGCTGCTTTGAGTCGGAGCATTTGGAGCGATAATGCTAACTCTATTTCTAAGTCCGCCTTCTAAAGCTCCTAGTAAAGAGCTCGGCTCACGGTTAAAATCCCCGCCGATAACCCAGTTTATACCTCCTTGTCCTATAAAAGAGTCGTGTACGCGGTGAATCAAAGATGGAGCGTCTGGTCCTCCGCTAGCCAAAGCATGAGCTGTAAAAAATACATCGTTTCTTATATGTATGCCTATGGCAGGTCTAGCAGCAGCGATTTCAGGATATATTATACTTACGTTATCGGCTCTTCTGGTTGAAACGATAGCCAAATTTACCCTATTTGCACCGACATCTATCCTAGAGTGATAGATATAAACCATATTCGGACGTGAGTTAGTGCCTAAATTCCACGTATATTCATCTACTGGGGTGCCGCCTTGAAAAACACGTTGAGTATTTACTGCTGTAGTCGGTATGCTGCCCGATTCTTGCAACATAAGTATATCAGCTGCAGCGTCTCCCGTTATTAACTGTCGTACATTCACGTTCCACTTGCTTTCAGTAGAAGCCGATGATCCTTGCATATTCCAAGTAGCAATTTTATAATCTTCTATAGCTGCAAAACTTAGACTTGCGCTAAGCAGTGCTAATATTATAAATTTTTTCATTTTTATCCTTTAAAAATTAAGCGGCTCTTTTACAGAGCGCGTTTTTATGGTTGGGGCCGTTATCATCCACTGCTGATCTATATTTGTTCTATTTTTCTCTACGCAAGGAGTTAAATTTATGTTATAAAACTTAAAACCTCTTTCAAAATCAGTCTGCAAGCATCTTCCATCGCTAAAATTTTTAAATTGAACGGCGCCATTATCAAATGGTATCATTTCCCAAAATTGAGGTGCGGATTTAACGTCGCACGTAGTATGAACAACTCCACTCAAATAAGCACTTAGGCATGTTTTAGTGGATTCATTTACGATTTGAACATAATTTTTTGGATAAAGCTTTAATCTCCAAATTCTAAGATAACCAAAAGGTACGCTATCTCTTGCACTATACCCCCACACCCAATTCAAAGGCGCGGTAGCCCATACGGTTATAACGACTCCATTTTGAGCCATTATAGATACAAGATCAGAGTTAAAAGGAGTGTTGTAAAATACCGGAACAGGATTATACGGATCATCACTTCTATTTGGTCCATGCACCGGATCGACATTTGAA from Campylobacter fetus subsp. fetus includes the following:
- a CDS encoding ATP-dependent Clp protease ATP-binding subunit, whose product is MANIFEELTDQTRSLVENSLSLAIGNKNPEALSLHMLWALVADSNSILNQIFNKTNVSKDAVLLDIKSRASKLLTSSNVSRENIKVSSELVNSLENAKAVMISLGDSYIAVDTWILGNLDKEPLKEILSKYINLIELKKELEAIRGGRNVDSQTSDETLDSLSKFGVDLTKKASEGELDPVIGRDEEITRMMQILIRKTKNNPILLGEPGVGKTAIVEGLAQLIIKKAVPTSLANKRVIALDMSALIAGAKYRGEFEDRLKAVIDEVKKAGNIILFIDEIHTIVGAGASEGSMDAANILKPALARGELHAVGATTLKEYRKYFEKDAALQRRFQPVNVAEPSVNEALQILRGIKDKLEVHHNVNITDSALVAAAKLSDRYISGRFLPDKAIDLIDEAAAELKMQIESEPYELSKAKREIETLIVEKEALKMENSDKNSERLNEIEKEVANLNEKKSGLEAKFKNEKAVFNGISEAKKQIESLKNEAELAKRNNAYEKAAEIEYGKIPEASAKIKELEAKWEEMKKGGVLLKNEVDEDMVAGILSKWTGISVKRMLTSEKEKFLQVEEHLKRNVVGQDAALHALSRAIKRNKAGLSSQNRPIGSFLFLGPTGVGKTESAKALARFLFDDEKALVRFDMSEYMEKHSVSRLLGAPPGYVGYDEGGQLTEAVRRKPYSVILFDEVEKAHKDVFNVLLGILDDGRATDNKGVTVDFKNTIIILTSNIGSSAIANLSGDERENAVKDALKDYFKPEFLNRLDDTIIFNPLGANELSGIVSIMFKELEATLQNRGIKAVLDENAKEFIAKAGFDPVYGARPLRRALYELVEDKLAEMILRDELKSGDSIKISALNDEIVVNLI
- the purS gene encoding phosphoribosylformylglycinamidine synthase subunit PurS, with the protein product MKATINVFLKNGVLDPAGKATKHALSSLGFNGINDARIGKQIILNLDDATSDEDIKKMCEELLANTVIEDYEIIKG
- a CDS encoding AzlC family ABC transporter permease is translated as MMGYIPLGLAFGLYGVGSGLPIWVMSLTSIVIYAGSVEFLLVAFIVSGSSLSSVFFISFLLNFRHFFYTMAMLNEIKSLKNRIYFIYALTDETFAILKSRKQNSDENRNLIFNMTALLNQSYWIFGVNLGAILGSSLNVSYKGIDFSLSALFAILTYQVFKNNPNKSVLFLGIGCSIIGLFIFPQQYFLFGTLIFAVVILLLFKRYF
- a CDS encoding S41 family peptidase; this encodes MWSLKLKKKNFFQAFGFVLVLSIGLFTTLNAKQNSEASRLEALAKLTKTIAIVEKYYVDDQNFTQIIDKTIAGLMSNLDAHSSFLDEKAFKDMQIQTSGEFGGLGITVGMKDGALTVIAPIDDTPAFKAGVKSGDVILRIDGNSTIGITIDEAVSKMRGKPKTPVNITVVRKGEKKPFDLTIIRDIIKVESVQAKLIKDDNILYLRVTNFDQHVTSKAREFIKENPNVKGIVLDLRNNPGGLLNQAVGLANLFIDKGIIVSQKGRSKEEDENYIADPSLFVTKVPLVVLVNGGSASASEIVSGALQDLKRAVVVGENTFGKGSVQIVMPIDKTEALRLTVARYYLPSGRTIQAVGVKPDVIVYPGKAPTEDENGFSLKESDLKQHLESELNKIEPKKDEKNSKENKNIITQKEIYDDIQLKTAIDTIKILNIK
- a CDS encoding hydrogenase small subunit, with amino-acid sequence MVEHKLLNTIQDRLDSLSKMPKIKKNSSIAQALKENGFTRRDFMKWAGAMTALMALPASFAPVVAKAAELADRLPVIWLHMAECTGCSESLLRTDAPTIDSLIFDYISLEYHETVMAASGWQAEENLENAIEKYKGKYVLMVEGGIPDGDSSFYLTVGPKGTTGREHAIHASDNALAIFAIGTCSSFGGIQAARPNPTNARPLHKITNKPVINVPGCPPSEKNIVGNVLNFLLFGTLPALDVYNRPKWAYGLRIHDLCERRGHFDAGEFVQEFGDDGAKNGYCLYKVGCKGPYTFNNCSRERFNQHTSWPIQAGHGCIGCSEPDFWDKMGPFEKPLGDRLYETVFEGLGADAITDKIGIGVLAITGVAIAAHALISTATKDKE
- a CDS encoding branched-chain amino acid transporter permease — protein: MEYLPYILVAGFATILTRFLPYWLFKKRSDNKTLLYLQQTTTLIIMIVLLFYALRSMEFSTFNLGFSAIFCLFLVFALQIWKKNSLISIMVPTIIYMIIIRFV
- the purC gene encoding phosphoribosylaminoimidazolesuccinocarboxamide synthase, with translation MEKLEMIYEGKGKKMWSVKGHDDLLIAEFKDDLTAFNAEKKGSESGKGALNNKISTALFKLLKSKGIETALVDTINDTEQVVKKCKIIPLEVVVRNIATGSLSKRLAIKEGTVLPFTLVEFYYKDDALGDPLVNDEHCIIMDLVKSENDLDRLKHLGREINSILLPFFKEKGLKLVDFKIEFGVDKDGNILLADEISPDSCRFWDSVTNEKMDKDRFRQDLGSVKVAYEEVLRRILS